A single window of Acidobacteriota bacterium DNA harbors:
- a CDS encoding polysaccharide biosynthesis C-terminal domain-containing protein — protein sequence MAVRAWVTDSRWVLLGRASALLSALALNATLAHLLPAPQLGSYFLWASAAAAMGVLASFGLGPVALRHIAVSRRNGRSVEASDFAHAALGWGLRGGLAASAAFLAAAALVTGEISAAMAAACLIVALAVSGLLAELLRGFGDLRAAALLSELFGGWLGLAAIWALDALRPPLAVPGAIAALALGLAGASAYGRLALCRHLTPAPTAPSPFSWWWRESRAVWLNTGLWLVLGQADLWVLGAFRPRAEVAVYGIASRVAMLLLQPDAMARTLLMPRAAALHASGDLPGLQRLVRGAATVTGALVATGAIALAIGGAWFLTALFGAPYRACLPLVLILSCGYVVNSLSGLAATTLLMSGHQARVLRASLLGSALTLILLFALTPPFGAPGAASAVAMGFVVQNALMVALARRTLGIWTTASARPSEWRTLWVALRAPAPGAGA from the coding sequence ATGGCCGTGCGCGCCTGGGTGACGGACAGCCGATGGGTGCTGCTGGGCAGGGCGTCGGCCCTGCTCTCGGCGCTCGCCCTGAATGCGACGCTCGCGCACCTCCTGCCCGCACCCCAGCTCGGAAGCTACTTTCTTTGGGCCAGCGCAGCCGCGGCCATGGGGGTCCTGGCCTCGTTCGGGCTGGGACCGGTCGCGCTGCGCCACATCGCCGTCAGCCGGCGCAACGGGCGGAGCGTCGAGGCGAGCGACTTCGCTCACGCGGCCCTCGGTTGGGGCTTGCGCGGCGGCCTCGCGGCGAGCGCGGCATTCCTCGCGGCCGCCGCGCTCGTAACGGGCGAGATATCCGCGGCTATGGCGGCGGCCTGCTTGATCGTTGCGCTGGCCGTCTCAGGTCTTCTCGCGGAGCTCCTGCGCGGGTTCGGTGATCTCCGGGCCGCGGCGCTCCTGAGCGAGTTGTTCGGCGGATGGCTCGGGCTCGCTGCGATCTGGGCCCTTGATGCCCTCCGTCCTCCGTTGGCCGTCCCGGGAGCAATCGCCGCGCTCGCCCTCGGACTCGCCGGCGCTTCCGCTTATGGGCGCCTCGCTCTGTGCCGGCATCTCACGCCGGCGCCGACCGCCCCGTCTCCATTCTCCTGGTGGTGGCGTGAATCGCGCGCGGTCTGGCTCAATACCGGCCTCTGGCTCGTGCTCGGCCAGGCCGACCTTTGGGTCCTCGGCGCGTTTCGCCCCCGCGCCGAAGTCGCCGTGTACGGGATCGCGAGCCGCGTCGCGATGCTCCTCCTCCAGCCCGATGCCATGGCGCGCACGCTCCTCATGCCGCGCGCCGCGGCGCTCCACGCAAGCGGCGATCTGCCCGGACTGCAGCGCCTCGTGCGCGGCGCTGCGACCGTCACGGGGGCGCTCGTAGCCACCGGGGCCATCGCTCTCGCGATCGGCGGCGCGTGGTTTCTGACGGCCCTCTTCGGCGCACCCTACCGCGCCTGCCTCCCGCTCGTGCTGATCCTCTCGTGCGGCTACGTCGTCAACTCTCTCTCCGGCCTCGCCGCGACGACGCTCCTGATGTCGGGACACCAGGCGCGTGTCCTCCGGGCGTCGCTCCTCGGGAGCGCCCTCACGCTCATCCTGCTCTTCGCCCTGACCCCTCCGTTCGGGGCCCCGGGCGCCGCATCCGCTGTTGCGATGGGCTTCGTCGTCCAGAATGCGCTGATGGTGGCCCTCGCAAGACGCACGCTGGGAATCTGGACCACTGCGAGCGCGCGCCCGAGCGAGTGGCGGACCCTGTGGGTCGCGCTCCGGGCCCCCGCTCCCGGAGCGGGAGCTTGA
- a CDS encoding amino acid ABC transporter substrate-binding protein has translation MTPNSRSRLLAVLAAALLAAFPARAEDEIRLGAVLPVTGKESKIGGAYKQATEYAVKEINDAGGLDVGGKKMKVDLRLLDDTSEASKSAQLVEQLMAQQKVHAVVGGYGSQLVQAQSVVPDRYEIPYVAGGAGATSIYGRSKWVFGTLSPVENLATTQMEFLSDLVKEGKLKPPLKIAIVWENTEHGKDFQKGIHDFAKAHPKEFSVALDESFEMYAPDFKPLLTRVQGAKADLFMCDAHLEDYISMQRMYTQMGLYHLMVTYGARGSDEAARKGLGAATDWIFASGWWSDLLPYPQVKAWTEKYKAATGTTPQWYHACAYETVRAIFTAIKKAGSLKPEAIRSALASLEIKDSILPGGVFKFSKTGQAVLPFVVTQNKANGKLDLVWPKDARTGPPVAPIPKG, from the coding sequence ATGACGCCGAATAGCCGCTCACGCCTTCTCGCCGTCCTCGCCGCCGCGCTTCTCGCGGCCTTCCCGGCCCGCGCCGAGGACGAAATCCGCCTCGGCGCCGTCCTGCCCGTCACCGGGAAGGAGTCGAAGATCGGCGGCGCCTACAAGCAGGCCACCGAGTACGCCGTCAAGGAGATCAACGACGCGGGCGGCCTCGATGTCGGCGGGAAGAAGATGAAGGTCGACCTGCGCCTCCTGGACGACACGTCCGAGGCCAGCAAGAGCGCCCAGCTGGTCGAGCAGCTCATGGCCCAGCAGAAGGTCCACGCCGTCGTCGGCGGCTACGGCTCGCAGCTGGTCCAGGCCCAGAGCGTCGTCCCGGACCGCTACGAAATCCCCTACGTCGCGGGCGGCGCGGGCGCCACGAGCATCTACGGGCGCAGCAAGTGGGTCTTTGGCACGCTCTCCCCCGTCGAGAACCTGGCGACGACGCAGATGGAATTCCTCTCGGACCTCGTCAAGGAGGGCAAGCTCAAGCCGCCGCTGAAGATCGCGATCGTCTGGGAGAACACCGAGCACGGCAAGGACTTCCAGAAGGGCATCCACGACTTCGCCAAGGCGCACCCGAAGGAGTTCTCGGTCGCGCTCGACGAGAGCTTCGAGATGTACGCGCCCGACTTCAAGCCGCTGCTGACGCGTGTTCAGGGGGCCAAGGCCGACCTCTTCATGTGCGACGCCCACCTCGAGGACTACATCTCGATGCAGCGCATGTACACGCAGATGGGCCTCTACCACCTCATGGTCACGTACGGCGCGCGCGGCTCGGACGAGGCCGCCCGCAAGGGCCTTGGCGCAGCCACGGACTGGATCTTCGCGAGCGGCTGGTGGTCCGACCTCCTGCCCTACCCGCAGGTCAAGGCGTGGACCGAGAAGTACAAGGCCGCCACGGGAACGACGCCGCAGTGGTACCACGCCTGCGCGTACGAGACCGTCCGCGCGATCTTCACGGCGATCAAGAAGGCCGGCTCGCTCAAGCCGGAGGCGATCCGCTCCGCGCTCGCGTCGCTCGAGATCAAGGACTCGATCCTGCCGGGCGGCGTCTTCAAGTTCAGCAAGACCGGCCAGGCCGTCCTTCCCTTCGTCGTCACCCAGAACAAGGCGAACGGCAAGCTCGACCTCGTCTGGCCGAAGGACGCCCGCACGGGCCCGCCGGTCGCGCCGATCCCGAAGGGGTGA
- a CDS encoding MFS transporter yields MRLLALFFASVAVFADLYVTQPILPLLSHEFGVTAPTAALTVSVVVLMIALVSNAYGPLADAFGRKPVMVASCAALAVPTLLCAAAPSFPVLVGLRALQGLLMPGVAAVAVAYIGDAYAGAALGPAVGSYVAASALGGLTGRVASGWIASHFSWRAPFLVFGAVTLVAALGMAIHLPASPPGPARSLAGAFREMAGHLRDRRIAGGLVIGFTVFFGFIAIFTYLPYYLTAPPFGLSTAKVSGVYLVYVAGIATSWLAGRASERFGRRAIMAAGFLVAAAAVLSTLAASLPAVVLGLVALCVGMFLVQGTAPAFVNASARQAKGGAGALYTTFYYLGATFGSVLPGFAWQAWGWPGVVAACLASFAAGLLAVVFLCA; encoded by the coding sequence ATGCGCCTCCTCGCCCTCTTCTTCGCGTCCGTCGCCGTGTTCGCGGACCTCTACGTCACGCAGCCGATCCTCCCCCTGCTCTCTCACGAGTTCGGGGTGACGGCGCCGACGGCCGCCCTCACGGTCTCGGTCGTGGTCCTCATGATCGCGCTCGTCTCGAACGCCTACGGGCCCCTCGCGGACGCCTTCGGCCGCAAGCCCGTGATGGTCGCGAGCTGCGCCGCCCTCGCCGTGCCCACGTTGCTCTGCGCTGCGGCTCCCTCTTTCCCGGTCCTCGTCGGCCTGCGCGCCCTGCAGGGCCTTCTCATGCCGGGCGTCGCCGCGGTGGCGGTGGCGTACATCGGCGACGCCTACGCCGGCGCCGCCCTCGGGCCCGCCGTCGGCAGCTACGTCGCCGCCTCCGCCCTCGGCGGGCTCACCGGCCGCGTCGCGAGCGGGTGGATCGCGAGCCACTTCAGCTGGCGCGCGCCCTTCCTCGTCTTCGGCGCCGTGACGCTCGTCGCCGCGCTCGGCATGGCGATCCACCTTCCGGCCTCGCCGCCCGGCCCCGCCCGCTCGCTGGCGGGCGCGTTCCGGGAAATGGCCGGGCACCTCCGCGACCGCCGGATCGCCGGCGGCCTCGTGATCGGTTTCACGGTCTTCTTCGGGTTCATCGCGATCTTCACGTACCTGCCGTACTACCTCACGGCGCCGCCGTTCGGCCTCTCCACGGCGAAGGTCTCGGGGGTCTACCTCGTCTACGTGGCCGGAATCGCAACCTCGTGGCTGGCGGGCCGTGCGTCGGAGCGGTTCGGGCGCCGGGCGATCATGGCCGCCGGCTTCCTCGTGGCCGCCGCCGCGGTTCTCTCGACCCTCGCCGCCTCGCTGCCGGCCGTCGTCCTCGGCCTCGTAGCCCTCTGCGTCGGCATGTTCCTCGTCCAGGGCACCGCCCCAGCCTTCGTAAATGCCTCCGCCCGGCAGGCGAAGGGAGGCGCCGGGGCCCTTTACACGACGTTCTACTACCTCGGGGCGACGTTCGGCTCCGTCCTGCCCGGATTCGCCTGGCAGGCGTGGGGCTGGCCGGGGGTCGTGGCGGCCTGTCTGGCCTCGTTCGCGGCCGGATTGCTCGCGGTCGTATTTCTCTGCGCGTAA
- the proC gene encoding pyrroline-5-carboxylate reductase has product MLAQKKIAVIGSGTMGRSIASGLLRSGKVKAQALRATARTKASAEKVAKEFGFPCTTENTKAAADADIVLLCVKPKDVAKAVESIKGRRKKPPLVISIAAGISTGFIEGHFGDATPVLRAMPNTPCLIGKGMTVLSKGSHATDADVALATEIFEPLGKVLELEEKHMDTVTGLSASGPAFIYIIIEALADGGVMRGLPRSVATTLVAQMTMGAAEMVLTTGRHPAALKDDVTTPAGCTIAGILALEDGRIRSVLARGVETAARVAGELGK; this is encoded by the coding sequence ATGCTCGCGCAGAAGAAGATCGCCGTCATCGGGTCGGGAACCATGGGCCGGAGCATCGCCTCGGGCCTGCTGCGCTCGGGGAAGGTCAAGGCGCAGGCGCTGCGCGCGACCGCGCGCACGAAGGCCAGCGCGGAGAAGGTCGCGAAGGAGTTCGGGTTCCCGTGCACGACGGAGAATACGAAAGCCGCCGCGGACGCCGACATCGTCCTCCTGTGCGTGAAGCCGAAGGACGTGGCGAAGGCCGTCGAGTCGATCAAGGGCCGGCGCAAGAAGCCGCCGCTCGTCATCTCGATCGCGGCCGGAATCAGCACGGGCTTCATCGAGGGCCACTTCGGCGACGCGACGCCCGTGCTGCGCGCCATGCCGAACACGCCGTGCCTCATCGGGAAGGGCATGACGGTGCTCTCGAAGGGGAGCCACGCGACCGACGCGGACGTCGCGCTCGCGACGGAGATCTTCGAGCCGCTCGGAAAGGTCCTCGAGCTCGAGGAGAAGCACATGGACACGGTGACGGGCCTTTCGGCGAGCGGCCCCGCCTTCATCTACATCATCATCGAGGCGCTCGCGGACGGCGGCGTGATGCGCGGCCTGCCGCGCAGCGTCGCGACGACGCTCGTCGCCCAGATGACGATGGGCGCCGCCGAGATGGTCCTCACGACGGGCCGGCATCCGGCCGCCCTCAAGGACGACGTCACGACGCCCGCGGGCTGCACGATCGCCGGCATCCTCGCGCTGGAGGACGGGCGCATCCGGTCCGTCCTCGCGCGCGGCGTCGAGACGGCGGCGAGGGTGGCGGGAGAGCTCGGGAAGTAG
- a CDS encoding hydrogenase maturation protease yields MPLLVIGVGNDFRGDDAAGLLAARRLSACRGVRAVEHTQDGLSLMEHWRPADHVVVVDALCSGHPPGTVFRFDATEGPVPGDVGWISSHSPGVAEGIETARVLGRLPASLTVYGIEAERVDPGDRVTPAVAAAVEEVALAILDETA; encoded by the coding sequence GTGCCGCTCCTCGTGATCGGCGTCGGCAACGACTTCCGCGGCGACGACGCCGCGGGCCTCCTCGCGGCCCGCCGCCTCAGCGCCTGTCGCGGCGTGCGCGCCGTCGAGCACACGCAGGACGGGCTCTCCCTCATGGAGCACTGGCGTCCGGCGGACCACGTCGTCGTCGTGGACGCGCTGTGCTCCGGCCATCCGCCGGGGACGGTTTTTCGCTTCGACGCGACGGAGGGCCCCGTCCCGGGCGACGTGGGCTGGATCTCGTCGCACTCCCCCGGCGTCGCCGAGGGCATCGAGACGGCGCGCGTCCTCGGCCGTCTTCCCGCCTCCCTCACGGTCTACGGCATCGAGGCCGAGCGCGTCGACCCGGGCGACCGCGTCACGCCCGCCGTCGCGGCCGCCGTCGAAGAAGTCGCCCTCGCGATCCTCGACGAGACTGCCTGA
- a CDS encoding Ni/Fe hydrogenase subunit alpha, whose translation MSKVRTITVNALARVEGEGGLKVRVRAGKVQEVRLDIYEPPRFFEAFLKGRALGEAPDLTARICGICPVAYQMSSVHAMEAACGADPGPRVRALRRLLYCGEWIESHVLHAAMLHAPDFLGYESALHMAKDHPEAVTLSLRLKKAGNEIVTAVGGREIHPVNVRVGGFWRAPSAAELAPLVPKLETARGEAVALLKWASGFTFPDLDLHHELVSLRHSSEYPLNEGRIVSSEGLDIAASEWEQHFEEEHVQRSNALHARRKGGGIIQTGPLARYTLNFDRLPAAIQAAAQEAGLGRECRNPFKSILVRCVETLWAIDEALAILRTYEPPGPSFVEVVPREAVGAAATEAPRGLLFHRYRIGGDGLIKEARIVPPTAQNLRAMEADLRGFVQNHLDLAEDRLTLLCEQVVRNHDPCISCATHFLKLKIDRD comes from the coding sequence ATGAGTAAGGTCCGGACGATCACGGTGAACGCCCTCGCGCGCGTCGAGGGCGAGGGCGGCCTCAAGGTGCGGGTGCGCGCGGGAAAGGTTCAGGAAGTCAGGCTCGACATCTACGAGCCGCCGCGCTTCTTCGAGGCGTTCCTCAAGGGCCGCGCCCTCGGCGAGGCGCCGGATCTCACCGCGCGCATCTGCGGGATCTGCCCCGTCGCGTACCAGATGAGCTCCGTCCACGCGATGGAGGCCGCCTGCGGCGCCGACCCCGGCCCGCGCGTACGCGCGCTGCGCCGCCTTCTCTACTGCGGCGAGTGGATCGAGAGCCACGTTCTCCACGCCGCGATGCTCCACGCACCCGACTTCCTCGGTTACGAGAGCGCCCTCCACATGGCGAAGGACCACCCCGAGGCGGTCACGCTCAGCCTGCGTCTGAAGAAGGCGGGCAACGAGATCGTCACGGCCGTCGGCGGGCGCGAGATCCACCCCGTAAACGTCCGCGTCGGCGGCTTCTGGCGCGCGCCGTCGGCCGCCGAGCTCGCGCCGCTCGTCCCGAAGCTCGAGACGGCGCGCGGCGAGGCCGTCGCTCTCCTCAAGTGGGCTTCCGGGTTCACGTTCCCCGACCTCGACCTTCACCACGAGCTCGTCTCGCTGCGCCATTCGTCCGAGTACCCGCTCAACGAGGGGCGGATCGTCTCGAGCGAGGGCCTCGACATCGCCGCGTCCGAGTGGGAGCAGCACTTCGAGGAAGAGCACGTTCAGAGGTCCAATGCCTTGCACGCGCGGAGGAAAGGCGGCGGAATCATCCAGACCGGGCCGCTCGCCCGTTACACCCTCAACTTCGACCGTCTTCCCGCGGCCATCCAGGCCGCCGCGCAGGAGGCCGGGCTCGGCAGGGAATGCCGGAACCCCTTCAAGAGCATCCTCGTGCGCTGCGTCGAGACGCTCTGGGCCATCGACGAGGCGCTCGCGATCCTGCGCACGTACGAGCCGCCCGGGCCCTCCTTCGTCGAAGTCGTCCCGCGCGAAGCCGTCGGCGCGGCAGCCACCGAGGCGCCTCGCGGCCTGCTCTTTCACCGCTACCGCATCGGCGGCGACGGCCTCATCAAGGAGGCACGCATCGTCCCGCCCACGGCGCAGAACCTGCGCGCGATGGAGGCCGACCTGCGCGGCTTCGTCCAGAACCACCTCGACCTCGCGGAAGACCGGCTGACGCTCCTCTGCGAGCAGGTCGTCCGCAACCACGACCCGTGCATCTCTTGCGCGACGCATTTCCTCAAGCTGAAGATCGACAGGGACTGA
- a CDS encoding oxidoreductase has protein sequence MENAKPTLAVFKFASCDGCQLSLLDCEDELLAVAGAVSIDNFLEASRAVGKGPWDLVLVEGSITTPHDAERIHKIRRQAKFLVTIGACATAGGIQALRNFTDVADYAKAVYASPQFLEVLGKSTPIRDHVFVDFELRGCPISKVQLLEVVSAYLAGRKPVTPASSVCLECKRRGTPCVMVASGTPCLGPVTQAGCDALCPSYHRGCFACFGPMESPNTASLAALWGELGVPPPALVRAFRSFNASAEAFRKESELHE, from the coding sequence ATGGAGAACGCGAAGCCCACGCTCGCCGTCTTCAAGTTCGCGTCCTGTGACGGCTGCCAGCTCTCGCTCCTCGACTGCGAGGACGAGCTCCTCGCCGTCGCGGGCGCCGTCTCGATCGACAACTTCCTCGAAGCCTCGCGCGCCGTCGGAAAGGGGCCCTGGGACCTCGTCCTCGTCGAGGGCTCGATCACGACCCCGCACGACGCCGAGCGCATCCACAAGATCCGCCGCCAGGCGAAGTTCCTCGTGACGATCGGCGCCTGCGCGACGGCGGGCGGGATCCAGGCGCTCCGCAACTTCACGGACGTCGCGGACTACGCGAAGGCCGTCTACGCCTCGCCGCAGTTCCTCGAGGTCCTCGGCAAGTCGACGCCCATCCGCGACCACGTCTTCGTCGACTTCGAGCTGCGCGGCTGCCCCATCAGCAAGGTCCAGCTCCTCGAGGTCGTGAGCGCGTACCTCGCGGGGCGCAAGCCCGTGACCCCGGCTTCCAGCGTCTGTCTCGAGTGCAAGCGCCGCGGCACGCCGTGCGTCATGGTCGCGTCCGGGACGCCGTGCCTCGGGCCCGTCACGCAGGCGGGCTGCGACGCCCTCTGCCCCTCCTACCACCGCGGCTGCTTCGCCTGCTTCGGGCCGATGGAGTCGCCGAACACCGCGTCGCTCGCCGCGCTCTGGGGCGAGCTCGGCGTGCCGCCGCCGGCCCTCGTGCGCGCGTTCCGTTCGTTCAACGCGAGCGCCGAGGCGTTCCGCAAGGAGAGCGAGCTCCATGAGTAA
- a CDS encoding FAD/NAD(P)-binding protein: MQPVPYVVERTQRETADTFTLELLPQGGGAFPFAPGQFNMLYVFGIGEVPISISGDPAFPQRLVHTTRVVGAVTRGMGKLKRGDALGVRGPFGTSWPVEDAKGCDVVVVAGGIGLAPLRPALYEILSHRERYGRVVLLYGARTPDDILFRKQLKEWRGDFDLDVHVTVDRAIGDWRGNVGVVTTLIPRVPFDPYNTVAMVCGPETMMRFTVLELERRGVPAAKVWLSLERNMKCGVGLCGHCQCGPKFICKDGPVFPCVDVWDLMSRREL; encoded by the coding sequence ATGCAGCCCGTCCCGTACGTCGTGGAGCGCACGCAGCGCGAGACGGCCGACACGTTCACGCTCGAGCTCCTCCCGCAGGGCGGAGGCGCGTTCCCGTTCGCGCCCGGCCAGTTCAACATGCTCTACGTCTTCGGGATCGGCGAGGTGCCGATCTCGATCAGCGGCGACCCGGCGTTTCCGCAGCGGCTCGTCCACACGACGCGCGTCGTGGGTGCGGTGACGAGAGGGATGGGCAAGCTCAAGCGCGGCGACGCGCTCGGCGTGCGCGGCCCGTTCGGGACGAGCTGGCCGGTCGAGGACGCAAAAGGCTGCGACGTCGTCGTCGTGGCCGGCGGCATCGGCCTCGCCCCGCTCCGCCCGGCCCTCTACGAGATCCTCTCCCACCGGGAGCGATACGGGCGCGTCGTTCTCCTGTACGGCGCCCGCACCCCCGACGACATCCTCTTTCGCAAACAGCTCAAGGAGTGGCGCGGGGACTTCGACCTCGACGTCCACGTGACGGTCGACCGCGCGATCGGCGACTGGCGCGGCAACGTCGGCGTCGTCACGACGCTGATCCCCCGCGTCCCCTTCGACCCGTACAACACGGTCGCGATGGTGTGCGGACCCGAGACGATGATGCGGTTCACGGTCCTCGAGCTCGAGCGCCGGGGCGTCCCGGCCGCGAAGGTGTGGCTCTCGCTCGAGCGAAACATGAAGTGCGGCGTCGGTCTGTGCGGGCACTGCCAGTGCGGGCCGAAGTTCATCTGCAAGGACGGCCCGGTCTTCCCCTGCGTCGACGTCTGGGACCTCATGTCCCGGCGGGAGCTCTGA
- a CDS encoding cyclic nucleotide-binding domain-containing protein has translation MEALDPLLAEHPFLKGLTPAHIRTVAGCARNERFEAGQFLFREGEEAHMFFIVRHGKVAVEVGAPPRGTVTIQTIGEGDILGWSWLVPPYRWRFSAQAKELTRVIALDGRCLRQKCEEDHDLGYELLKSFADIVGQRLDATRLQLLDVYATEPAGRHR, from the coding sequence ATGGAAGCACTCGACCCCCTGCTCGCCGAACACCCGTTCCTCAAGGGCCTCACGCCCGCGCACATCCGGACCGTCGCGGGGTGCGCGCGGAACGAGCGCTTCGAGGCCGGCCAGTTCCTGTTCCGCGAGGGCGAGGAAGCGCACATGTTCTTCATCGTCCGGCACGGCAAGGTCGCCGTGGAGGTCGGTGCCCCGCCGCGCGGCACCGTGACGATCCAGACCATCGGCGAGGGCGACATCCTCGGCTGGTCCTGGCTCGTGCCGCCGTACCGCTGGCGCTTCAGCGCGCAGGCCAAGGAGCTCACGCGCGTCATCGCGCTCGACGGCCGGTGCCTGAGGCAGAAGTGCGAGGAGGACCACGACCTCGGCTACGAGCTGCTCAAGAGCTTCGCCGACATCGTGGGACAGCGCCTCGACGCGACGCGCCTCCAGCTCCTCGACGTTTACGCCACCGAGCCGGCCGGGAGGCATCGGTGA
- a CDS encoding 4Fe-4S dicluster domain-containing protein, with the protein MNASEEAPGASSRVVEAQEISALLDVILESGYRVLGPTVKDGAIVYDEIASAARLPSGVGQEQTNGRYRLRKRSDGALFGYTVGPHAWKKFLFPASLRLFGVTRQKKALHVESRAADARPDAFVGVRPCDLAAIARQDRVFLEGPYSDPAYRARREKALIVAVQCGEAEGTCFCSSLGTGPRAAGGFDLALTELLESGRHEFLVELGTDRGAKLLQRIDSRPAKPEDIEAARAATRRAEAGMGRTLDTAGLKDLLTASNDSPRWEQIAERCLSCANCTMVCPTCFCATVEDTSDLTGASAERWRRWDSCHTLDFSYIHGGSIRRSPSARYRQWMTHKLATWVDQFGETGCVGCGRCITWCPVGIDLTEEARVLQEARPAPAA; encoded by the coding sequence ATGAATGCCTCCGAGGAGGCGCCCGGCGCCTCGTCCCGCGTGGTCGAGGCGCAAGAGATTTCTGCGCTTCTCGACGTCATCCTGGAATCGGGTTACAGGGTCCTCGGGCCGACCGTAAAGGATGGAGCGATCGTCTACGACGAGATCGCCTCCGCCGCCCGGCTTCCGAGCGGGGTCGGACAGGAACAGACGAACGGCCGCTACCGCCTCCGAAAGCGCAGCGACGGAGCGCTCTTCGGCTACACCGTCGGGCCGCACGCGTGGAAAAAGTTCCTCTTCCCCGCTTCCCTTCGCCTCTTCGGCGTGACCCGCCAGAAGAAGGCGCTTCACGTCGAGAGCCGCGCCGCCGACGCCCGGCCCGACGCTTTCGTCGGCGTGAGGCCCTGCGATCTCGCCGCGATCGCCCGCCAGGACCGCGTCTTCCTCGAGGGGCCGTACTCCGACCCGGCGTACCGGGCGCGACGCGAGAAAGCCCTGATCGTGGCCGTCCAGTGCGGCGAGGCCGAGGGCACGTGCTTCTGCTCCTCGCTCGGGACCGGTCCGCGCGCCGCCGGCGGCTTCGACCTCGCGCTCACGGAGCTCCTCGAAAGCGGGCGGCACGAGTTCCTCGTCGAGCTCGGCACCGATCGGGGCGCGAAACTCCTCCAGCGGATCGACTCGCGCCCCGCGAAGCCCGAGGACATCGAAGCGGCCCGTGCGGCGACCCGCCGCGCCGAAGCCGGAATGGGCCGTACGCTCGACACGGCGGGCCTCAAGGATCTCCTGACCGCCAGCAACGACAGTCCCCGCTGGGAGCAGATCGCGGAGCGGTGCCTCTCGTGCGCGAACTGCACGATGGTCTGCCCCACGTGCTTCTGCGCGACCGTCGAGGACACCTCGGACCTGACGGGGGCGTCCGCCGAGCGCTGGCGGCGGTGGGACTCGTGCCACACGCTCGACTTTTCCTACATCCACGGCGGCAGCATCCGGCGCAGCCCGTCGGCCCGCTATCGCCAGTGGATGACGCACAAGCTCGCGACGTGGGTCGACCAGTTCGGCGAGACCGGCTGCGTCGGCTGCGGCCGCTGCATCACGTGGTGCCCCGTGGGGATCGACCTCACGGAAGAGGCCCGCGTTCTCCAGGAGGCCCGGCCCGCGCCGGCCGCCTGA
- a CDS encoding (2Fe-2S)-binding protein, protein MKDSVSFRLNGKPVQLDVDPERSLLWVLRTDLGLTGTKFGCGESLCGACTVVVGKEAVRTCLLPVKAVRGKDVTTIEGLEKNGKLHPLQDAFADTGGLQCGFCTPGMIMNAYALLLKNPKPSRPQIIAGMEDNLCRCAAHHRIVQAIEKAAAGGAS, encoded by the coding sequence ATGAAGGACTCCGTCTCGTTTCGCCTCAACGGGAAACCCGTCCAGCTCGACGTCGACCCCGAGCGCTCGCTGCTCTGGGTCCTGCGCACGGACCTTGGCCTCACGGGGACGAAGTTCGGCTGCGGCGAGAGCCTCTGCGGCGCCTGCACGGTCGTCGTCGGCAAGGAAGCGGTCCGGACCTGCCTCCTGCCCGTGAAGGCGGTGCGCGGCAAGGACGTCACGACGATCGAGGGCCTCGAGAAGAACGGAAAGCTCCACCCGCTCCAGGATGCGTTTGCGGACACGGGCGGGCTGCAGTGCGGCTTCTGCACGCCCGGGATGATCATGAACGCCTACGCGCTGCTCCTGAAGAACCCCAAGCCCTCGCGGCCCCAGATCATCGCGGGGATGGAGGACAACCTCTGCCGCTGCGCGGCTCACCACCGGATCGTTCAGGCCATCGAGAAGGCGGCAGCGGGAGGCGCGTCGTGA